The sequence aatgtaagaaggataggcaaaataagTTAAGGCTTCAGCCTATACCTTTTCTGTCAGTGTCTATTGTGTCtatttgtatatatgtatatatatgtatttgttttggttttccactgaaaggaaattaaatattatttactgtttaaaaatatgtgcttAAGATATTGTctattcatgtgtatttgactttttgcaacttgaaaatgatcgaaataaaacattcactaTCTTGCCAGCTCAGCTCAGGTGTAACTTACCAAAATCACCGATACCAATGAGTTGTTTTACACTGGGGATACATTGCACAACTGAATGTAGAGACTGATTGATATCTTAATCCTCTGTGCTTTTGAATTTACAGGAATGATAAGCGCTTCTTCTTGAAGACCCAGAACAAAAGAGAGATCAAATTCCTTCTTGTCAACTTGAAAATCTACATGGAACATCTAAGGAAATATCCACATTCACTCCTTGTCAAGTTCTTAGGtactcccactcacacacacactctcatagcacagcaaaataaatcccAATATAACACTTATACTGCATGAACGaatgtgaacaaagcagattatgccaatataaacaacaagtcccagtacccatttttggggggaaaatctCTTTTCTTGGTCTTTTCCTATTTGACTTGGAAAGTATATCCAGCAGGTAGCGTCTGGAGGAAACCTCCACATAATTttccaggaagaaacaacctgatagtaccCTCATAAATAGTTGTAATTACACGGGAcgtgatgtttttatgttggcATAGTCCACTTTGTTGGcgtgtttatgtgctaaaagctGCTCAATTTTACTTTCATGATGAATAAATTCCTAGGATTAATATTGATAGATCCCTGATCATCAATACTAGATCACAGTGGCCTGTTTATTGATGCCTTGTTATTTCTGAATTTTTGCTACTCCTGCACTCTAAGCCTCAAATTTGACAGGGAATGTTcagttaaaaaatgaatattgattTCAAGCAGcctgtgctctgctgctgctgtcctctgTTATTGCAGACATTTGATTGTGAATTCCAGTCATTTAAATTAAAGAGgaatctactactactattagtaaaccacagcaacaaaaatacTTATCAAGTGGCTGTCAAGCATGTGCATAAGGACATATGTACGAGCGTGTGACAAGTACGGAGGTGTTGTAATACACAATATTATGTGGAAAGGGAGGTTGTAGGGCCTCATACCATTCCaggctgtttttcctctgtgcttGCCCAGGGACCATGCCAGCAGataaaagagacacagagagcaaaGAAACTGAAACGTACTCACAATAGCTGTGTGTCCACTCGGAGTAAACGTCACGCATCCTATTCATGCACGCGAGTGGGAAGTAGAAAGCAAGAGGTTAAAGTTTGCATACCTGGCACCAACTAACTACTGCAGAATggaatgggatttttttcctttggacacCACTTTGTGCATTGTGAGCTTTAATTGCCTTGTACTAAGacctcagttttttcagtttttcgcGGACCTGTCCCGTGTGTTGTATTTCCACCGCTGCCAGGTCTCTCACTGTATATTGCATAACATcctcatttcagcaaacaccATGAGTTTTGATGttggacattatcctctgcccagatagaaagcagagccctaatgtcctcATTTGATCTTTAATGCCggttgttctccatttttcttttctctattATTTTTGTGCTACAAAAGcgagctgctgtgctgacatctgtacttatcagctgcactTGTCCACCCTGCCAAGGACCTGTAACTCTGCTTCAGACCTCAGTTAGCACTGTCTGACCCATAGGTATTAGCTGGGCCATAAGCACCTAGAAAGTGGCCCCCACAGCCTCACTGAGACACCATCAAAGAAcagaagtgacaatggaaatgcaGCTGGCCTTGTCAAGCACAAGCACGCCTGCATTTGGCGTGATAGTGGAAAGAAAGCTCAtgaagatgtgaaaaaaaatcttagatAAAAATAGATGCTGTATTAATACTGCAGAGGGTTTTGACTGatggaaaaaatgaagttaGAAAAAGCATTTGTGCACACAGGGAAAACTGGCACATGTTCATACCATGCATGCCATGGCATGAGTGTGACATATCACACATGGATTTAAACAATGCAAGTTTTATAAAATAAGTCAGGctttgcaaatgaactcaaaCATCACTCACCTGGAATATcatgtgaaaaacagaattgagcAAAGGTCTTGAGTGTCAAACTTTTTGAACACCTATAATGTAACATATTTCCTAATTTGCGTGTGGTTTGCCTTTAAAGCAGCTATTGTAGTAGGTTAAAAACacaatgaactgaactgagttaTCCATGTTTTTAAGGTGTTCACAGGATCAAAATCCCCCACAGACGGAAGGTACTGGtcacattttcatcactttttctttgtaggattttgattatgtgaCTTTGCATCACATCATGAtacagatttctgttttttttcttttgcagaaatactttattgtcatGCAAAGTGTTTTTTATCCAGATGATCGAATCAACGCCAGGTAAGCTGTCTGTGTATCTCATAACAGGGCGAAATAATGAGAAAGCTGCACACTGAAAGTTTGGTTGACACCCTTATCAAATGTGTGAATAATCTGATGATCAGCAAATCATTTCATGTACTATGCAACAGGTTACAACCAGAGATGGTCTATACAGAGATAGTCCCCCTACAGGAATATatgaggccacctccagggggcgacacaCAGCACTAACACGGGGCCATACAGTGTCAATGAACCagcccagtgtttttttttttttttctcacacagcAGTCAATGGCTTTGGCTCGGCTTTCTCTCCCTATAGGCTTGCAAATGTTtggggcaaaatacccttttttctgacttgggtagcattttgtgttagcttagcataaagacttgagagTCATTAgtctggctccatcaaagtgaaaattaagcttacagcaactccgaagctgtcttatttaaaCAGTGTATCGTGTAttaaaatacatgtcttggaatttttttcaaaaaaaacaagacttggggcgccctggtagctcaTCTGTTAGAGCATGTACCACCAAgtctgagtcctgattgcagcatcctgggttcaaatccaaacccaaaccctgctgcatgtcatcccctccctctcccctgcctttcctgtctctctccactgtcactatgaaataataataattgtttcaAGAAAGGTTAGAtggctgaacacatttatccttccatctatTGCTGTGATCTGCACACAGCTGAAGCTATAGGAGGATCCCGCACAAACAACATGATGCAATGtctaaataagacagcttcagagtagCTGTAAGGtttatatttttactgtgaTGGAGCCatgctaacaactcccatagacctcaagtgtttatgctatgctaacacgaaatgctacccactggaaccaaaccactgggtGTACTGAGGTGAAAATTTTATcgacatcttgtctcagtcaggGTAAATTGATAAAAAGGTATTTTGCCCTCAACATTGGAATACTCCTTTAACTGGATGCAAAACgcatatttaataaataaataaataattaattaaataaataaataaaaataagtttcacatgtgaaattccTAAGTGATacggtgtgtgttgtgttcccAGGTATGACATTAAGGGCTGTGAGGTGAGCCGCTGGACAGATCCCGCCCCAGTGGGGAGTCAGGTCATTGTGGTTCTCAAAGACCTCAACTTTGAGGGCCAGTACATCACTCTGGGTAAGGAAACGCTCTCTATGATGTTTCTGTGCTTTATGGTCATTTGTTCCTACAGTAATGAGCCAGATGTCAGTGCAATATTCTATGAATATTACTGACAGCAACATAAATGTGTGAACCAGCCCTAAGGTGCCTCTTGAGCTCCTCAGGTATTTTGAGTGATCAGTCTGTCTTTATGAATATGAGTGCTTGTTATGATATATGGTgacagcaaaaatgtgtttaaaaaagccACTGAGTTCAGTTTATGCTACATAAATGCTCATAAGTTGGGTATTCTTGACTGTTTTATATGCAAGAATGTTATCTACTATTTTTGTTGACAGTTGTGacattatgtgtgtatgtgtgcatatgtgtgtgtgtgtgtgtgtgtgtgaacagaccAGCAGCGTCCGTGGCTCCTGCGACAGGTGGAGATCGACACACACTTCCTCCAGAGGTTGAATGTGCTGGACTACAGTCTCCTGCTGGCACATCAGCCCTTACACCATGATGAGCGCCACCCGTGCCTCTCCTTCGCCACTTTAATCATGAGAGCTAAAAAGTCAGTGCCTTTGCGGTCAAATCATTCATCTGTGATAGTTTGAAATCAGCTATAAACAACCACACCAAGGTGTAGCTGAAGGACCACATCAGTGATATTGCATGTTTAGCCTGATATCTACAATATGCTTCATGtgtctgctaatcttttcccacagcaactggtcatattttaaaacactgatataattttttcctgccttttatccagccattggtttccattcatttcaccatgatatgaaaatgaacttgtagagacttcagactttttTCATGGTGAAACAGTCCCAGGGGAAACGTTTGCTGTACCCCACCAGttgtcagttctgtggtttatgaatggtgacgactttgttagtCACAGAAACAGCGCATTAAAAGctggatgtttcaaccaaaaattcaaatttgaaaatggagagattttgattatattttgtaaaatctttagtacccctgcatgagtTGCAGAACGGTttgttgcaatttaaaatgtgtagaaaacgggacaaacattcaaaatcagtggtatgCTCCTTTAAGGCCAATGGTACAAAACATTGCTGTTTGGCTTTAAAGTCAAGAGTGAgttcccttccctctcctcctagTCCTAGGCACGTGTTCAGGGTTGCCTCACTGTTTCAGTGATTTCCAGCTGAGTCATTTGTTCAAAATCCACcctaaatatataaatatgttgcaAACTGTTGAAAGTCACTgataaacattcattaaaatattagtATCATAGTGTGGCACACTACTACAATAATAACACTGCAACAATTCAAGTGTTTATACATGTGTGCAAGGATGTGAATATTGGCATGCTGCCAACAGACAGGCTGACACAATATTGTCAGAGACTTCCCAACTTGTTGAGTTCAACAAGTTCAACTTCTagtcatttcctgtgtttacatCATGTGACACACATACTTGCAGTGATGagtagattttgtttttgtgtagcCGGTGAAATAACATAGCCTGCAGACTTGCTGGTGGTGATGCTGAGACCTactctgctgccttcagggacAGCTCTGAGGATTTAGAGAGGACAGGGTTGGGGTTGTTGAATTGCTGGCTACAAGTGTCACTAATGACGGGCCCACTGAAgctacaaaaacaataaatgattaaaacaaagcagaaacacacaagtAAAGATTTTTTAATGAAAGGTGGTCAAAGGACGAGAAGGGCCAGTTACATTAATTTGTCATTGGGACAAAAAACATATAACCCTTTCAAACCTGGCAACAAATTACAAGAACatttgcaaatacattttttttggattaCAAGAAAAGTACATCtagaattattaaaatattacagtatatttaaaagtcagatcagtgatgcttgaTCAACATCTTGTGTTGTCTTGTGCTTGGATTTAAGGACCATGAGTCTCCCaaggaagaagagggaagaaagTTAAGGAAGAAAAGTTGCCTGTTGTATATCTAATGTAAATGTTGTAGTTGCCTTGCTTGGAACAATGTTATTTCCTAACTGTATAAAGATATGTCCACAAATtagttatttaaaatatttacctTTTTAGTGTTATGGTACACTTGCGGAGGAGGTTCGTCTAAAACTTGACATTAACAGTGGTAGCAGGGCCACCCTGCACCAGGAAACAGCCACTTTGTACAACAACATTATGAAGGAATTCTGGCCACTTCTGGCCACACAAGCATGGCTTGTTGAACTGTGCTGCTATAAACTCAGATTCAGTAGCTGTAAAAATGTTGCAATTTGTGCTACAGTTTTAGTTGTAGCTGTCACTGAAGTCATAAAAATGCTAAACATTAGACTCAGGCAGGTTGCTGGTGGTGATGCTGAGACCTACTGTGCTAAATTTTGAATGTGAAGATGCTCTCAACATTTCAGATCTGGTCCTAGTGATGTAGCAGGTGGCAGGACGCTTCACCGTGTGTCTGATGTAGCGCCATAAGAGGATGATCCTGAAGCTTGCCGTGGAGCTAATCAGTAGAGAGATGCTTATACCTCTTCACATGCAGAATTTAATCAAgatggtgtgaagaaagtttgaagtctctgaaagttaattttcatatcgtagtaatgaatggaaaccaatggctggataaaaggcaggaattttatattttttcagttagCAGTCTTAATATCTCTAGTCCTTAAGagctttacattacattttaaaaagcaggTATACCCTGACTTGTCACCAGTGCCACACATCTGTGTTTATTCAGTCCAATTCTGTTCCCTGTCTCTTTATAGATCTGTGAACCCAGGCTCCAGCCCAGTCCAAGCAGGCAAAGCCGCTGTCCCTGGGGCAGTTCCTGAGGACGACTCCTCCTTATTGCTGTCAGAAAATGACGGCTGCTGTCTGAGGCAGCCGGAGGCAGGAGGTGCACCAAGCAGCAGCCTTCTTCAATCCCTCCCGGAGCATGCAGGGAGAGACAGCGAATCCACAGAGCTTCAGGACTTCAGGGCGCAAAACCGACGTCTACTGCCCAACTTCAAGAACCCTCTGCACGTCATTGATGGGCCTGAACATCGCTACTTCATTGGCATCATTGACATCTTCACTGTGTACAGTTTGAAGAAGAGGCTGGAGCATTTGTGGAAGAGGCTGAGACATCCGGGTCGGACCTTTTCCACCGTCAGTCCTGCAGCTTACTGCCTTCGGCTCTGTCAGTGGGTAGAGGACCACACAAAGTAgatcttgagtgtgtgtgttgtgggagggtggggggtggggggtggggggtggagtaGGGAAGATTGTCACCAGGCACAACTCCGAGCATGCATAGGCAACTGAATGGACAAccaaagaccacacacacacacacacacacacacacacacacatacacacatacacacatacacacatacacacacgtgtgttGGTATTACTATCTTTGTGGGGACATTGTATTGACTTCCAATCATTATCTACAGCCTTTGTTTATCCTTAGCCATAACCAGCACAtgccttaccttaaccttaaaggaccacaccagtgagtttgcatgtttagcaaaatatccacaaaatgtatatatgtaatgtttctgctaatatttTACCAATGCAAGCCGTCTCATTTTAGAGCTACAGTatcattttccctcctttttttcagccatttgtttccattcattccacttcaatatgaaaatgaacttacaGA comes from Myripristis murdjan chromosome 12, fMyrMur1.1, whole genome shotgun sequence and encodes:
- the pip5kl1 gene encoding phosphatidylinositol 4-phosphate 5-kinase-like protein 1; this translates as MCELPSAGRRRQQRQRRGADRGMSSMCGSKPNVFPYHTVMDKIDHYSFFCGSVCLCISQMEMSGPVGGIVATGQRQRSGTVKRRRWGGLRQQWKLLGLFEIDQQHEFYSLTCMMKEGLAAAVQNSIDNPPTNELSDDDFRLEVTQIHKDFTMETFAGPVFARLRSSLGITEPEYQQSLCSENCYLQFISNSKSKADFFLTNDKRFFLKTQNKREIKFLLVNLKIYMEHLRKYPHSLLVKFLGVHRIKIPHRRKKYFIVMQSVFYPDDRINARYDIKGCEVSRWTDPAPVGSQVIVVLKDLNFEGQYITLDQQRPWLLRQVEIDTHFLQRLNVLDYSLLLAHQPLHHDERHPCLSFATLIMRAKKSVNPGSSPVQAGKAAVPGAVPEDDSSLLLSENDGCCLRQPEAGGAPSSSLLQSLPEHAGRDSESTELQDFRAQNRRLLPNFKNPLHVIDGPEHRYFIGIIDIFTVYSLKKRLEHLWKRLRHPGRTFSTVSPAAYCLRLCQWVEDHTK